A segment of the Juglans regia cultivar Chandler chromosome 15, Walnut 2.0, whole genome shotgun sequence genome:
TTAGTTAAAACTCGGTAACAATGATCGTAAGAAActgatttgatatatatatatatatatatatatatatatatgtgcgtgTGTGCGTGCACTTAACTAgtttttgtgtgtatatatgcatgtttaacTAGCTTGTCTATGCATGGCACCTATGTATTAGTAGCAAAGAATATAAAACGAAAGTAGTTCTAAGATGCAAGAGCTAGAACTGCCTTTTATTGCTTTAGGTTTAAAgagttaaaatatatagaaactctaataaaagagaaaaacaagtaaaaactattattatgtactgcaatattatatatatatatatatatatatatatatgtttcagattAATACATGCAATGAAGCACGATTTTATAATgtacattacaaaacacaatCTCACAGCAAACGAATTCATTGAATCCAAATTAATGCATGCAATGAAGAAGCACGATTTacagttaaaaataataataatatcacacACAAGTAATTAAGCTGGTGAAAACTTTCACCTAGATAAACCCTAAGACTGTAGGATCAGATTTTACTGATCTGCAGGAAGTCTCCcatcatcaaatcaaattcaTGAGTGCTCTTTCTCTAGTTCATATGTGTTTTCATGAGtatgtaatctctttgaaaaTTCTACACGGGAATTCAACTACCTTAATTctaaaagattattattatgatgAAATCATGCATCATCTTACTGATAAAGATGGTGCATGGATGCTGCGGGTGAGCTTTGTTACAAGTCAGGAAAGCACCCAAGGAAATGGCCACCTGCATTGTAATTTTGAGCTTCTAGCACTTCATTTTCCTGGGCTATCAAAGGCAAGTTTGGATGAGGAAAGGAATTAGTTGTggcagtagtactactgaatTGTGATGATAGCAAGTCATCCAAATTTCTCCAGTCAATGTAATGGCTGGTAATACTGCTCCTTTCGTCGTCGAAATCTTCATTAAGGGCGATACCATATTTGTGCTGTAAATTACCTTCTTTTGTTGCCAAACTGGTTGATAGAGTACTAGGGCTATCCAGTTGCGGTAGCTCAGTCAGTTGGTTGGTCAAAAGATTAGTACCATGGCTGCAAACAAGCTGATCTTGAAGTACTGAATTGATCATGATAGGTTGATGATCATCAAAAGTTGCAGCTTGATTTGGATTAACCTCTTCATTTGTTGTACTGCCTACTAAATCTGAAAATGCTGGAAGTCTAACTTGGCTGTTATCTCTGTGATAGTACCCATGAGCCCAAGCTTCAAAACCTTGTCTATGATTAGGACTGGGTTTCTTGAATGCCCTACACACGACCCATCCTTCTTCCTGTAGTTGCCACTGATATTGCTTATTATTTTACTAACATGCACTGCTTTTAACTAAAAGGGTATAtcagtattattaatttacatCGATTTCATGCGAAATGTGagtaggatatatatatatcattaattattcCTGAAGCGGCGGAtaagtaaaagataataaatagttttgGATAAGTAAAAGACAACAAAATTGATTTCAATCGTATAAGaactataaaaattttataagagtaatgttacgttTAGTTGTGAAATAAAGagttgagtttattattaaaaaattaatatttttttatgtgagtttcgtatttactcacttttttttaaagaaatatattacgCAATACTTGCACGTTCCACGATTAATGCATATaccatttcttaaaaaataaacactctCTACATGCTTGTTATTGCACGTTTATTTTAGAGATATTTTAACCACTTGCACGTACTttgtactaatactattattaatgGCCGACATAAATTGGTTACTGAAGTTACCTGAGGAGGTCCATTTTCAGATGTTTGTAGCCTATATTCATGCATGATCCAGTCGGTTTTCCGACCACTGGGTGCTCTTCCCTTGTAGAAAACCAAAGTCTTTCTCATCCCTATGATTAGGTTCTTTGAGAGCACGGCCTTATCCCTTCCTGTTGCCTTCCAGAAACCGGCAGCAGTGGCTCTGTTAGTACGTGTTCCAGTTGGGTATTTTTTGTCTTTGTGACTGAAAAAGTACCACTCATTCCTTTCATCATACCCTAGCTTGCATTTGGCTGTGTAAACCCATTCAGAAAATTAGAGAGATAAGAAACCACATGGTATCATTAATTGATCTGAATTTATAACCAACTTCCCTACTTAATGAAATAATGATTTCCCCAGTTGCATTTTCTAAGAATTACACGAGTACTGCTGCAGGCTGGTTAGAGGTATTTAGTTAAAGCCACTTTTATGAACATAAATAGGTGTGAACTTGCAAAAAGTACTAGCAAAATGGATTTACTATTCTTGATAGGAAAATTAATATTAGGTATTGATCACATAGTATGAACACCATTTAATGACCtgttcttctatatataatatgataagatacTATGAATTCCTACTCCGAAACTtacctattaattaattattcttcaCAACATCACATTAAttgacattaatatatatagattaatcgAGTAAAAATATTGACTTATTAGATCAGGATCATATATTAATGaatcatatcattttctttagtATCCCTCCTCGTTTTGATCTTTCCCAATAGCatgagtaatattataatttgtatatcTTTCACCAGCATTGGTAATATCAAATCTGGTTTCCTGCAtattgattggttttgtttgaaaatcaatatatgacatatatatatatatatatatatatatatatccaaagtGTGTAATGCAATATTCAGGAGttgtaaaatctaaaataatatctTCTTTCTATAATTATTGCAGTTTAAAGTACCTTGGATATCCCATGGCTCGATTTTGTAGAGATCAATGTCAACAATAACATCTAGATCGATTTTCAGAGAGTTCATCCTTCTCCTCAGGTAGTAACCCACTAGTTCTTCTTCTGTTGGGTGAAATCTAAAGCCTGGTGGGACACAAGACTCCATCTGATCCATTGATATCTCTCCTGAGACAGAGACAAAActgtgtgtgagtgagagagagagagagagagagaccaattAAGTCCTTTCAAAGCTCATGTTTGCCTTTGTACATTGTTTTTCATTCACAGAAAAACATTAGGCTATGGGATATGATGGTAATGATGATGACCGTACTTTGTGGGACCCATCACTGGTGCACGCATGtgttttatatgaataaaaatggCAGACCAACTGTGGAGCCCACCAAAgatcccaaaagaaaaaaataatacatttttttttgtgttaaaaggaaaaaataataataaatactaattttagTGGATTTAAATTGCATGAGCTTAACAAAATCGAGAAGTATATGGAACACAAAAGTTTGCCGAAAAGCTTGACTTTGCTGGCACAAAAGCATGCTATGTTTCTTTGAGTGCAGAGCACTCCCGGCTGGCCCGGTTCGTGCTGGATTGGCGTTTGGAAAATGTTTTCCCACCAACCACATATAAGAAAGCTTGCTTGTCAATGACTATTAATTACTTGCAACATGTACAGTTCTAAACTATGCAGAAAGCTGACTgtttatatatatctctctcaaaaaaTGTAAATGGCTACGATTTTCTCAAAGAAAGAAGTCAAGAACATAGCCACATAAGGCTCCTTCTTGAGACCATTCAATTTTGATCAAGGCAAAATGCATGACAGACCTAAAAGAAGCAATCagaattgaaatattataaCTTGTGTGCATCACAAACCGTGAAAAATGGTGAATAGAAGCTACAGTTGCACCAAAACTGACCAAATATACTCACAGAAAAATGTGTTGCTGCTGCGTTTACGATCGAGAggaccagagagagagagagagagaaagagaggtgaTGATATTGAGTTCGGTGAATGTTTctgacgagagagagagagttatgaaTATGCCAATGATGTATTTATGTAGAGGGTGGCAAAGGCCGAAATATTGATAtgttgtgagagagagagaggagtcataataaatgtatatatacataaattataagcTGCATAGAGGGAGATGAGAGGCGAGGGTGGGGGTGTTATTGATTGCGCATGGGGTTGGCAGACACACGAAAGGTAATTTGTTTGGACGGCGTGAGTACTCCTTGTTTTCACGCCACCACCCCCCCCTGGCCTGgcgtccctctctctctctctctctctctctctctctaatattgCATTCCACCGCAATTTTGTGTACTAAGATTTTCCATGCTTGCTTTTTCCGATTGGATATCTTTTCAGACTGCTTCATCATGGGATTAAATTATGCTTTACAATTGagattcaaacatatatatccACGTGAAATATCGTAGGATTCATGCATGTGTCTATATCTGTTCTGAATTAAACCATTAACATCTGCAATCCTAAGATTTTACAGCACTGAATGCCATTTCATAATCCCACATTTTAACATGAAATAAACTATATACATCCATCAGTACATTAACATCTGTTTGGTGCGCCGCCCCTCTCCATTTGGCACCACTCATATATAGACACCTGTATGCCATGCATGCCATGTCAGACTTCAAATTGATCAGCTGTATGTTGGCAGCTTCTTACGAGATCAGTAGTGAAACCCAATTTTGTTAATTACTTTAATTCTTCTATCTAAAACTTCACGTTTCTTTTATTGACAAATTAACAACTCATGATTAGAAGTTTGATCTGTTGGGTACTTAATAAGTTAATTAGTAGTTAATTAAAACCGactattttgttgttgtttgagTAGTATTTTTTACATGGAAAATTAATAATGGACATCCATTCTTGGAGAAAAAAgcttttaaagtatttttaatctataaaaaagacaagaagtacaatcactacaagagattgggttttttgagaaaaaattgtctcaaaaaacccaattttcgtcccaaaatgtttttggagatgaaaaagtTTCGTCTCAAAAAGCctgtctcaaaaggtttttgcAGAcgaattttcatctcaaaaaatgaattttaggaACGAAATTAGGAGGAAAAAATCAAACCTTTTCGAACGGgtcttttttttaagatgaaaacTTTACGGCTCAAaaatacattcgaatgtaatccTATCAGTTCGAACCGACACTTATCGCGTTTGAACTAAAAGAAATTTTCATTCGAACAAATGACCATATTTGAACCTGTTCGAATGAACGGAGTGTTAGAACAGATTTTATGTGTttgaactaataaatttttcaaatgacttgtgtttgaatataaattatgtccGTTCGAATTGactgtttatttttgaaattttttccatttaaatggagttttgcatattaatattgttcaaaaaaatattttattgttcgaacggacGTACAGACTTGATTTCTTGGTTGTCGTTCAAATGCGTTACTATTTGTTCGAATGTGTCTATTTTTATTCGAATGgatttgtaaattgtaatttaccgttcgaactggtTAGTTACCATTTGAACAGTACTAATcatacataacataatttaattaaaaatctcatactaatattacacaaatttttattcaaatatcacAATTGCTCAAATGTTTTGTaacatcataatagaaagacaattaaagaaaaaataaatttcaagcttgtggtggtggcatagagttttgggacattaTTGACTGTAACTGTTCAAACACAGCTTTTTGTACCTCCATCCCTAGTCTTTTCTGcatgttctcttctaatctcgtcTTAAGATCTGCTGCATGATCTAATCTAGTTAGCAAGTTTTTTTCCTTAGACCTCAATCGTTTTATCTCAAGTATTGCTTCCTCCAATTCTTTAGTCTTGTCTTCATTCGATCTGGTtcgagaagaggatgatgatgttgaggatgaCTTCACGCAACATCATAAGCctctcaaatatccagaacgtgattcaagaacttgagaaaaaatCTGAGCATCATTATAGATGATTCATCAGATGGATCTGCAATAGTTTctttaagagatatcatcttgtcctacaaaaaaaaaatttgaagttagtataaataacaaaaatattattagacaatggaattaaagaaatttaaacttatataatttgtcTCTGCTTCGGGGCTAatccaaacaccatcacgatttttatgtgttttagcatacaattgggtcagatCATAGTCAACAGGACTTTCTTATTtctacaaaaggaaaatatatattagaaattaaatcagaaaagtgtattatatatttaatatttaatgggGACTagaataacttaccatttttttagaCAAACGATAAAAAGATAGAGAACCCGCATGAAGGTGTAtcgttaaatttgatctatttgatttgatcaaaatactccgttgctaaaaaaaaaaaaaattatgtctatatatttaatacatctatcatacaatattaaaaaaagatacagCAAAACTACCTGATAAAcaagatcttcaaacatatcacaaaccttcTCTCATTCGTTTGGTGGGATTACTTGAAATGGATTTTGGCACACCTCTGTTCTAGTACTGAACTCCTGATAGTATGCACGGCATCGACTTTTGTACCTCCGACATGCATTTGACATTAGTTCCTCAACCATTTGTTGATCCTGTCGTCGGCccaaattaagttcaaactcgtcatttcaaaaattataaataattagtacAAATACATAGTAACTCTAAATTAACATATTTTCCTTAGTTTCTTGGGATGTAGCTTATTATCAAGCAACGATTTAtgatgtggtctttcacatTTTGGAGAACTTTAGCCCAGGAGGATGTAGCCATCGGTGCATACGTGCTAGTAACcataccaacataagaagcaagctaCGCTGCCGAATCTCCAGAGCCACTGGTGTGATCATCGGGAATATTAACTTTACTTTTACTcactttccttactttctctatgcagacacccctCGTAGTGCCTCGACCTCGGCACTAGGTTACAACAGttatatttacaataattaaaacatatattttaattaaattatttttattttatagatatatattatttaaatcgAGCATTAAATGaggtatttaatttgataaaataccatGTTCTGGGTCTGATGATATTGGCCCACTATTGATGGTAAGTAAACCACGTGAGGAGTCAGTAATGGATGAGGATGGCGCACGTGTTGCTTTGCGTTTGGGAGGCATagttatttgaaattgtaataaattattattcaaacaaacgttacggatatttataagaatgatACTTACACAAATatctgtttgaaattcattcactatcagtTTTAATAGACCagtcgccctcatcctcactagacacttcagttgGTTTATGTTCTTCCGACATTTCACTCTCAATTACTTcgggttgaacatcttctctacgcaatgAGACCATATTATATTGGtttagatcaacaaatagattgatacCTAATTCGTTTTCTTGATAGGCTTATTCTTTActggactatcaacttcttcatgtggttcgtcTGCATttagaatgtaatcatatatatttcttggtaCAAACTTCTCCACTACCTGTTATGGGTTCCTATACTCtggatcatctaaataaaaaacttgattcacTTCGCAAGCAAGAACGAAATGAtcgtcctcataccatgtgcgagatgtattgacacttACAAAATATTCATTGTTACGCACTCCtaacctaggatttgagacatctcactaattacatttaaacaaccatACCATATATCTCCCACGTACTTTAACGCTATGATATCTTCCACAATTCcgtagaagtcaatgttatcatcccCATGGTTTCCTTTGACTACGACcccaaaattttgagttttcctatatcATTCTCTATTAGCTAtgtgaaatctatatatatgcaCCAAGCATCCTGAGCATTGGATGACCCGTCTGGACAGACCACATGCCAGCACATATAGTTTTGGTGAGATTTCTTCTAAAGTTTCATCATATTTTGATACAAcctacatcaataaatattattatcgcTATATCAATGttatatagaaaaaaagtggagtttagtggtatgaaatttgtattataaGATGGGGCTTTATAGTAATATTGTATGTTCAAATCACGAGATGAATTCCTCTTCGTTGATCTTTTCTAAGTCACTTATACCATTCGTGCGAAGTAGTTGAATATGTTTGTTGCGCATGTTTATTTGAACTATTAATTTGTATCAAGTTATacgatattattatatatgaacttAAAGATAGTAGTGATTTAGAGGGTCATCACAAACCTCATAGTCAATCTTTGCGCAgttattcaagacataccatCAAACTCTTTCTAACTCTTGCCCACATAGGTCATAACCCACTTGTGCTCCTATGAGACGTACGGTTTGGGAAAACACGGTAAATGTTGATGAGACTCCCATTTGTCCACCTTTATAATTTCAATCTGGTCTCATAAATCTAGTATCAACCCCATGgaaatacattgaacaaaatgCATGTCATTCATTATTAATGTATGACTTTGCAATCGAACCTTCCGGACTAGCTTTATTTCCCACAGATTGCTtaagttttttcaaaattgttcaaTAGGATACATTCATCTATACTGAACTGGGCCAGCAACTAAAGCCTCATGAGTTAGGTGCACAGccaaatgaaccattacatcaaagaatgaaggcAGGTACAAGCTCTCCAATTTGTACAATATCACTGcaatgtccatcttgactcatgaCACACTGGATATGAATCAAATTATGCATATTGCTGTCAGAAGAGAACccaattatttttacatttttggatgatattataatcaaatcctaaCTCTCGCTTAAattgtttcgcttcataaaaattacgAGGTACACGTTATCATGAGGGAGAGGCAAATCTTGTTTGGAATAGATTGGGGGATTCTCCTCTCAGGTTGAAAGGTCTTATTTGTATGGATTATTCTAGGTTACCTTCACTAAGTTTTTACTAGTTTTTTTGTTACTTAATTTCTGGATTATttgcttttttgtttggatatgAATTTTAATGgtaggttttttttctttttttttttcaagtttgatACATGGGACGTTTTCTTctttgaatatttgtaaatcCCATGGGTCTTGATctgttaccacggttttcctccaccataagtgagggtaattaataaaattagggtGCCGTCCTCTTTtccccaaaaaacaaaagaggctTTAAATAATTCTAGCAACATGTTGATGACCTTTGTAGAAATACGACAAATAGACTTAATATGGAGTAGCCTCACTGTGAAAGACAACTTGCTATGATGGGTGCATCCCCCATACAACTCTCATTGTGCATCCTCTCACAGTCTTCCAAAGGTTCCATAGACCTCAAATGATTGTGTAGATGCTCCTTCTCCATCTCTCGTCTCAAGTATTCCTGCACTCAGATCGCCTAACATCTCAGTCATATCCTCTCCATTATCATCATTGTCATCAGAAGCATCCACATTTATGTCATCCATGTCAATATTGTTACCTTCCTACATTTGATTAGATTGGCTGCTAAATCTAACTCTTTTAGGAAATGGTTCGCCATGTAAGACCCAAGGTGAGTATTTATGATCGAttccatttacaaataaattctcctccactaccaccaaattataaaaattaagatttttgcACTTCTTGAACGAACATCTTATAAATCCTTTACTGTCAACACTCATGCgagcaaactctataaaaaaaacttcacccCTTGGGCATACTCCTTATAGTCTTGCCCAAGTCTATCTCCCAACAGCATCCAATTCTTCTCCATTGTATTTTCGTTACTCGTCGGctgtctataaaaaaaaacctaattcaTGGGATAAACATTATCAAGAGTCTTCTCATATTCATTGCTTCTATTTTGATAAGGCAGTTGGTCCTAACTCAATCGAGAGACTATCATCTATATCGCATATATACTTAGTTTAAATTCTAATGTTAGTAAAAAGTTCGACTGCATTTTCCAACAATCCTCCAAGTATGCTAGTCAAGATAAGTTCTCGATGTAACACctagaccatttttttttttttttatagttggactatggattttatttatttattttgagcttgatattttaggtttttatattacgaacttgagtagtgattttttttctttttatttagagattttggccgtttatttttaactttggaAAAACTTTCAGTTTATGAATATGTTCCTCACACGCACGACTCTAGCACTCCCACGCACGTACGCTTCTCTTCTCCTCAGCTTtagggttttgtatttttttttttgtgtgtttccAATCACCTACgtattcacacgttaacttcagTTCACACACATTTCCATTTACGGCAACCGCTCACACATATAGACAAAACTCGTACGTCGATGATGAAAATATCTCTAACTTGGACTAGAGTCCCACTACACCATCCAGAACTCAAGCTGCCTCCCCATTTAGTATCGGCGCAACCCGTGCATGCACAATATCTCCTCAGATCGCAACTCCACTTCGCCGTGCTCCACTTCACCGTTGGCCCCTTCTCAACCACCGTGGTACAACTCCCACTGCCCTGCCACCCTGTCTCCTCCTCGGTCAAACAAACACCAAAGATGCCTCTATTTTAGTCCCCGAAAACAGAGCAGGTTTTTTCTCTGCTTGCCGCTGTTTGACGCAGCCCAGCCGTGCAGTACCACCAGCTACTACCACGCCCCTTCCTCAGCCAAGCCACCACAAGCTGCCAGTTCCGTCCGTTGACCCATATCCCTCAGCCATTCAATACAGAAGCATAGCCTTACCAAAGCTGAAGGACCTCTGTTTTTGCTTCCTGAAACAGAGCCACCACTTGCAGCTATCCCCAACACTTTCCCGCTGCCATCAACCATGGCAAGTGTATACAGAAACTGCCGACAAGGACTTCCCATCACCCCAGTCAGCCACAAGCCGCCTCGGGCCCCAGTAAGCACACACCAtttcttttagttttgttttcctcttttctctcggtttctctccgtctctccctcactctctcaccaTGTGTTTCTCtcgttcatctctctctccctctctatcatTTTTGTTCAACTGCTCAAGCGCCGCACCCACCACTGTCGACCTCAGCTAACGCCAAGCGCTCTCACACGTTCCCTTccttctcggtgagtccctgccaccgctgttttcttttattcatatGCGTATGTTCATCACTAGTTTTTCTTCTGTaggtgtatttttatttacatatatatatatgtacgtatatatatatatatatatatatatatatgtaaagttttaaCGGGTACTTTCTAgtttttaacctaatatatatatatatatatatatatatgtatatatatggaaggttcTCACTTTTAACCTAATGTTCTTCGGGTGAgaagtctttattttttttttttgggtttatttaaatgggaatttttcttttaagtttcaataaatattatattgtgttttgataatattgttagttaaaggaagtaaacctatttttcttaagagatgaatttttcatgacttactttatggaattttagtaaccaatgtattcttttttatttataaaatattgttggtattttagatattttgaatattaatttttattgagttctaaatttatcataatacttattagataaattttcttcttcaatacgAATTCGagtaagtggatattgatgatcttagaaaatgatggtatttttaggttatgaggatttttttaggtattgaaggattaaaacaggttattttagaagtttaggattaaatatcgaaatttgtgattaattataaatttatgagaattacgtgattattttataggtgacgattaataattgttcggcattttgaggaaattcctgaaaagctaagaagtccaagtagcggggttcatatactagttttgcataaaaaaaataaaatgaggttgactttgaaaatattcatgtttatttttgaaaaaaaatctaaaaacggcctcagatgtttgttctgcatatgcataaattctataagagaaaatattttctgttatgactggtgtagacatgagctagttttgtgtattctgtttctgaaccatacaaaaagagcgaatatggaagtctaaaagtttttttgctttgaataaatgaagatgttttggtgtctgtttatttcgaacacgtgaaatgatctgaaacttttcaatattttgttttgatatgatatgtcatctgaaaaaccttggcATAAAGTTCTGaatctgtatctgaatgtgatctgtttCCAATGATGTtctattctgtttctgttaaggcccagccacgggtataatggtggtatataaccctactacgggggtaaaacatggtatacggcccagccacggg
Coding sequences within it:
- the LOC108991663 gene encoding NAC domain-containing protein 30-like isoform X2 is translated as MDQMESCVPPGFRFHPTEEELVGYYLRRRMNSLKIDLDVIVDIDLYKIEPWDIQAKCKLGYDERNEWYFFSHKDKKYPTGTRTNRATAAGFWKATGRDKAVLSKNLIIGMRKTLVFYKGRAPSGRKTDWIMHEYRLQTSENGPPQEEGWVVCRAFKKPSPNHRQGFEAWAHGYYHRDNSQVRLPAFSDLVGSTTNEEVNPNQAATFDDHQPIMINSVLQDQLVCSHGTNLLTNQLTELPQLDSPSTLSTSLATKEGNLQHKYGIALNEDFDDERSSITSHYIDWRNLDDLLSSQFSSTTATTNSFPHPNLPLIAQENEVLEAQNYNAGGHFLGCFPDL
- the LOC108991663 gene encoding NAC domain-containing protein 30-like isoform X1 produces the protein MDQMESCVPPGFRFHPTEEELVGYYLRRRMNSLKIDLDVIVDIDLYKIEPWDIQAKCKLGYDERNEWYFFSHKDKKYPTGTRTNRATAAGFWKATGRDKAVLSKNLIIGMRKTLVFYKGRAPSGRKTDWIMHEYRLQTSENGPPQWQLQEEGWVVCRAFKKPSPNHRQGFEAWAHGYYHRDNSQVRLPAFSDLVGSTTNEEVNPNQAATFDDHQPIMINSVLQDQLVCSHGTNLLTNQLTELPQLDSPSTLSTSLATKEGNLQHKYGIALNEDFDDERSSITSHYIDWRNLDDLLSSQFSSTTATTNSFPHPNLPLIAQENEVLEAQNYNAGGHFLGCFPDL